The Papaver somniferum cultivar HN1 chromosome 3, ASM357369v1, whole genome shotgun sequence genome includes a region encoding these proteins:
- the LOC113360471 gene encoding uncharacterized protein LOC113360471 yields MEWVVLVLLVLLVMKRGDLEDSGNEVDVSQEEKKKRRCSCDEIEAAVSDGALQVKWLSSNADWSVLLKQWPYSGGVFAIDSLAAQIQRFSVEDPNRHLQQFHHVVTSLKQATADADTAMMTTFPFSLIDAVGEWLFCLPPGSITTWNGMKKLFLEKYFPASKVAVIRKEICGIRQVPGETLYEYWERYKKLLASCPHHQISDQLVIQYFYEELLSNERNLIDAASVGALTNKTIAEATSLLENMAANTQQLYTRGEPVVRKVNEVGDSSHLEHRMGKRLSYHHHTPKMLSKKVQCTKISKGQDMIHTLAHTIRVGKIIPISATPTSKRQFPILLLINKVGTNFLQKPRQETQGTSIDDKLNLILNTMTQAKQKSEMDMKDIRTQIGQLATTMSKLEAQAAVKLPSQPLNHKDNANAIDLRSGKQVEKPVTSPVSP; encoded by the exons ATGGAGTGGGTTGTGCTGGTTTTGTTGGTGCTTCTGGTGATGAAGAGAGGAG ATTTGGAGGACTCAGGAAATGAAGTAGATGTTAgccaagaagagaagaagaaacgtcgTTGCAGTTGCGATGAGATTGAAGCTGCAGTTTCTGATGGTGCTTTACAGGTGAAATGGTTAAGCTCAAATGCTGATTGGAGTGTGTTGTTGAAACAATGGCCATATTCTGGTGGTGTGT TCGCAATTGATTCACTTGCTGCCCAAATTCAAAGGTTTAGCGTAGAAGATCCTAATCGTCACTTGCAACAATTTCATCATGTTGTGACTAGTTTGAAGCAAGCAACTGCAGATGCTGATACGGCTATGATGACAACGTTTCCTTTCTCCCTTATAGATGCTGTAGGAGAATGGTTATTTTGCTTACCTCCTGGAAGTATaaccacatggaatgggatgaagaagtTATTCCTTGAGAAGTATTTTCCGGCATCAAAAGTTGCTgtgattcgcaaggagatttgtggtatTAGACAAGTACCGGGAGAGACTCTCTATGAGTATTGGGAGCGCTACAAGAAGCTTTTAgctagctgtccacaccaccaaatcAGCGATCAACTTGTGATTCAATATTTCTATGAGGAGTTGCTTTCTAATGAGAGAAATTTGATTGATGCCGCAAGTGTTGGTGCACTTACCAACAAGACCATTGCGGAAGCTACAAGTTTGTTGGAGAATATGGCTGCGAACACTCAACAATTATACACTCGAGGTGAACCAGTGGTAAGGAAAGTGAATGAAGTTGGTGATTCTTCACATTTGGAACATAGAATGGGTAAGCGGCTGTCATACCATCATCATACACCGAAGATGTTGAGCAAGAAAGTGCAatgtaccaaaatcagcaaaggCCAAGATATGATCCATACCCTAGCACATACAATCCGGGTTGGCAAGATCATCCCAATTTCAGCTACGCCAACAAGCAAGCGGCAGTTTCCAATCCTCCTTTTAATCAACAAGGTGGGTACCAATTTTTTGCAAAAGCCACGTCAAGAAACTCAAGGCACGAGTATAGATGACAAGTTGAATCTCATTCTCAACACAATGACACAAGCTAAGCAAAAGTCAGAGATGGATATGAAGGACATCCGAACACAAATTGGTCAACTAGCTACTACCATGAGCAAATTGGAAGCACAAGCAGCTGTAAAACTTCCTTCGCAACCATTAAATCATAAGGACAATGCCAATGCTATTGATCTACGAAGTGGGAAACAAGTAGAGAAGCCGGTAACATCACCGGTGTCCCCATGA